In the genome of Xyrauchen texanus isolate HMW12.3.18 chromosome 33, RBS_HiC_50CHRs, whole genome shotgun sequence, one region contains:
- the LOC127626679 gene encoding E3 SUMO-protein ligase ZBED1-like: MDPFLQKNQTCTPQQANALSESVLQMLIYDVRPLSMVDGAGFQQMIAQFNPDYILPSRTHFTHLMEQKYSTTFLKVKQILKEVNSSITLTSDVWTSRATEAYLGVSCHFITKDWQMKTLNLATLPLEERHTAANIMIWMEEVIEKFDILPSKIKAIVHDNGSNMVAAARLLEEKHGWSSVRCAGHTHHLIINSALKEPSINKATGAARNLVEHFRRSELANSKLKKKQQQMYTTEHKLIQDVSTRWNSTYYMVSRLLEQRWPVTATLSDPEVTPRGKHYFDLKPEQWVLLEELVQGLGPFECATVFLSGQEYATASCLPKLVKGLQRSIQQTQFETSSGKAFQTIAGKGISERWENLNTVSAERDNPLVLAAAIDPRFRKLKFISLEDGTRVQSTVEVLAIKEAKAKTGLHDDPEELQQKKRGHIPGGKSALDNLLQSDTDSLSEEEEETQEDKKIQMVRREVQMFFTEPPIAKKEDPLSWWSENEGRFPTLSNLARSLLCIPATSTPAERIFSAAGNICSQKRASLTRDHVDMLTFLNMNKLNDIA; the protein is encoded by the exons ATGGACCCCTTTCTGCAAAAGAATCAGACGTGCACCCCACAACAGGCGAATGCCCTCTCTGAGTCAGTATTGCAGATGCTGATCTATGATGTGAGGCCGCTCTCCATGGTCGATGGTGCTGGGTTTCAACAAATGATAGCCCAGTTCAATCCAGACTACATCCTGCCATCCAGAACCCATTTCACCCACTTGATGGAGCAGAAATACAGTACAACGTTTCTGAAG GTAAAGCAGATCCTAAAAGAGGTAAACAGCTCCATCACACTGACAAGTGATGTTTGGACCAGCCGTGCCACAGAGGCATATCTTGGAGTTTCGTGTCATTTCATCACCAAAGACTGGCAAATGAAGACATTGAACCTTGCCACTCTACCCCTGGAGGAGAGGCATACTGCTGCGAACATCATGATATGGATGGAAGAGGTGATAGAGAAATTTGACATCTTGCCTAGCAAAATTAAAGCAATAGTACATGATAACGGGTCTAACATGGTGGCGGCAGCTCGACTCCTGGAAGAAAAGCACGGTTGGTCTTCAGTCCGCTGTGCTGGCCACACCCACCATCTTATCATCAACAGTGCCCTCAAAGAGCCCAGCATCAACAAAGCTACTGGTGCTGCAAGAAACCTAGTTGAGCACTTTAGGAGAAGTGAGCTGGCAAATTCAAAACTGAAGAAGAAGCAGCAGCAAATGTACACCACAGAGCACAAGCTGATCCAGGACGTCAGTACGCGATGGAATAGTACCTATTACATGGTATCAAGACTCCTGGAGCAGCGCTGGCCAGTCACTGCAACTCTCTCAGACCCTGAGGTAACACCAAGAGGCAAGCACTACTTTGACCTGAAACCAGAGCAGTGGGTACTACTTGAAGAGCTGGTGCAAGGGTTAGGGCCTTTTGAATGTGCTACCGTTTTCCTCAGTGGGCAGGAGTATGCTACTGCTTCATGTCTTCCAAAGCTGGTCAAAGGGCTGCAACGGTCCATACAGCAAACCCAGTTTGAGACAAGCTCAGGAAAAGCCTTTCAAACCATTGCAGGAAAAGGAATAAGTGAGAGATGGGAGAATCTTAACACTGTGTCTGCAGAGAGAGACAACCCACTTGTTCTTGCAGCTGCCATCGACCCAAGATTCAGAAAGCTGAAGTTTATCTCACTTGAAGATGGCACAAGGGTGCAAAGTACAGTTGAAGTTCTTGCTATCAAAGAAGCAAAGGCCAAGACTGGGCTACATGATGACCCTGAGGAGCTACAGCAGAAGAAGAGGGGTCATATCCCAGGGGGAAAGTCAGCGCTGGATAACCTGCTTCAGTCTGACACTGACAGTCTgagtgaggaagaggaggaaaccCAGGAGGACAAAAAAATCCAAATGGTGAGGAGGGAAGTTCAGATGTTCTTCACAGAGCCACCAATAGccaaaaaagaagaccctctcaGCTGGTGGAGCGAAAATGAGGGGCGTTTTCCCACACTGTCAAACCTAGCAAGATCTCTTCTGTGCATTCCTGCAACATCCACCCCTGCAGAGCGAATCTTCTCAGCAGCAGGAAATATCTGCTCCCAGAAGAGAGCAAGTCTCACACGAGACCATGTGGATATGCTGACTTTCCTTAATATGAATAAACTGAACGACATAGCCTGA